The Tessaracoccus timonensis sequence CCGCCTGCAGCGATGATGACAAGGGTGCGGCGACCGTCGAAGGGGCCTCTTCCGGCAGCGCCTTCCACGGCACGCAGATCCCCGACGGGTGGGAGCTCCCCGACGTCGAACTCACCGACCAACACGGCAAGCCATTCAACCTCCGCACCGGTTGGAGCACCCCGGCCGCCGCGCTCTTCTTCGGGTATTTGAACTGCCCAGACGTGTGCCCGGGCATCATGGCCGACATGGCTACGGCCAGGCGTCGCCTCGGAGACGCGTCGCAAATCACACCCATTCTGGTCACCACGGATCCGGCACGCGACACACCGGACGCACTCCGCGAATACCTGGTCCGGGTGGACGACACCTTCGTCGGCCTCACCGGCGACCTCGACACGATCATGGACGCGGGCAACCAGCTCCATATCGCGATTGAGAAGGGCAAACAGCTGCCGAGCGGCGGATACGAGGTGGATCACTCGACGCAGGTGCTCGGCATCGGCAGCGACAAGCGGGTGCACGTGGTGTGGACCACTCTCGGGCTCGACGTGAGCCACCTGCGCGAGGATTACGAGCGCCTCATCGCCGACGCGTAA is a genomic window containing:
- a CDS encoding SCO family protein — translated: MISRRNLIAGAAGLSLVAACSDDDKGAATVEGASSGSAFHGTQIPDGWELPDVELTDQHGKPFNLRTGWSTPAAALFFGYLNCPDVCPGIMADMATARRRLGDASQITPILVTTDPARDTPDALREYLVRVDDTFVGLTGDLDTIMDAGNQLHIAIEKGKQLPSGGYEVDHSTQVLGIGSDKRVHVVWTTLGLDVSHLREDYERLIADA